The Echinicola jeungdonensis genome segment TAATAAATGTAATGCCCAGGGGTTTTCCCACTCATATGACTGGAAGGTCTCCGGCAAAAACCAGTTCCATGATAACCAATCAGAAATACTATTTGCGTTCACGGATCTCTTCGATTTTTTGTTGATACAAGTTGTTGCAGATGTTCTGCAGCTTATCACAGGTCATCTGGAGGTTTTCTCCACCCTTTCCGGCGTAAATGATGATTTCTATTTTCCTGAAATCCTTTACCAATCCAGGTTTTTCCAAATAATTCCCGATTTCCGTTGAGGTCCATTCCGGGTAGGGCTGACCGGTCAAATTGCCCATATAATCTTTCCAAAGCCAAAGCAATTCATCAGCCACCTGCAAACTTGGGGCTTTTTCCATTGTTTCAACGGTGTTTTTCCATTTTTTGGCAAAGAGGGCATGTTGTTTTTTTAGTTTTCTAATGCTCCACTTTTTCCTGATATTTTTGCCGAAGATGACCAAAACCAATACTGTCACTAACACCAAGCCTCCAATTACAATTGCCAACACGGGGTAATTAAATGCTTTATCTAAGTGGAGGTAATTGTTATTCTCCTTAAAAACCAATTCCTGGGGCATGGGATCAATGGTGAATTTCAATACCAACTGGTCTTCGGGGGCAAAATGGGAAATGCTATCATACCTTAGGATCTCAAAAACAGGTAGGGCATATGACTTTACTGAGTCCAGGGAGAAATTTGACAGGTAATACACTGCACTGTCTAGAGTGATGCTGTCTTGGGTAAATGAAGTGAAAGTTTCCTTATCCAAGAAGCTGAAATCCTCATATTGGAAAGTGGAATCAGGAAAAACAATATTCAAATCGGAGGGATAGCTGGCTTTCAACACATACCCTACCTTTTCACCCAACTTGGCTGAGTCTTCTAGAAAATAACCTTCCACCTTCAGCTTTTCCTGGGCTGAAACAAAGGTGGAAAATAGAATTAATAATAAACTGATGGTTACTTTGGATTTACCCACGCTTCATGGTTTTATTCCGGTGCCTAAACAATTCAATTAAGGGAAGGACAATGTCCTCCCGGGTGTCAATAGAAAGGTAGTTGATCTGATTTTTTTTGCATAATGTTTGAAGGGAGGCCCTTTCATTGGTGAAGGTGTCTGAAATTTTTTTGGAAAAATTCCCAAATGCCGTATTAACCCAAGTTGTTTTGCCTTCTTCCTTATCATAGACGGGGATGATACCCAAGGAAGGTAGGGCAGATTCCCTAGGGTCGGTGACTTGAATAGCTACCAGGTCATGTTTTTCTGCCAAGGCTTTTAGCGGTTTTTGATAATTTTCGTCTATAAAATCCGATATGACAATGATGATGCTTCTTTTTTTGATGAGATTAAGGGCAAAGGTAAACATTTCCCTAAGGTCAGTTTTTACGGATTTGTTTTCGTGGTTAAAAATGCCCTTGATCACTTTGACACCTTGTTTTACCCCTTTCCCTGGAAGGATGATTTTTTCTTTTTGATCTGAAAATGAAATCAGGCCCACCTGGCTTCCCTCATGGACGGCGGCAAGCGTAAGGACACCCGCAATTTCTTTGCCCAAATCAATTTTTTTTCTCCTTTCATCCCCGATTTCCTGAGAGCCACTGATGTCCAACAGAAAATACACGGATTGGTCTTTGTCCTCTTTGAAGGTTTTGACAAAAGTCCCGTGACCTTTGGCTGAAACCTTCCATTCAATGGTTCGGACATCATCCCCGTATTGGTAGGGCCGTAAATCGTCAAATTCCAAACCCGCCCCTTTGAAAATGGACTGATAATCTCCTTGAAGGTGATTATTGGCCACTTTCCTGATCATAATTTCGTATTTTCTGAGTTTTTTCAGCAGTTGATTCATGGGCATTTGCTTTCCGAAGGCCTAAATTTAATGTACTCCTTCGAATTATAAAACGAGTTATAAATAACATATTACCTAAATTTCAACGGAATTGGCTAATTTTGGATTGTGAAGAAAGTAATATTATTTATCGTTTTGACTGTTTGGAGTGTTTCCTGTTCAGAAAGGGACCGTCCTGATAGTTTATTGCCCGAAGATAAAATGGTTTCTGTTTTGGTGGATATCCATATGGCAGAGGGGATTGCAAGTTCCCTGCCGCTTTCCTATGATTCTTCCAAAAAACTTTATCCCATGCTGGAACATGAGGTGTTTAAAAAACATGAAATAAATGACAGCATTTTCCGGGAAAGTTTTCAGTATTACTTGAGAGATGCAGGTAAAATGGAAGAACTCTATAGTAGGGTAATCGATTCGTTGAACGTAAGAGAAAAGGTAGGAGAATAATAGTATGCAATACCCCAATAATCTTGAATCCAAGATTAATTTTGATAAAATAAAGGAATGGATTAAAGAAGAATGTACCAGCCAATTGGGTACGGATTTTGTCCAAAAAGTGTCATTTACCCATGATATCAAATTGCTGGACAAGTTGCTTGAACAAACTGAAGAGTTCAGGCAAATACTTATATCTGGTGAGGAGTTTCCCTCTTCCAATTTTTTGAATATTTATCCCTACCTGGAAAAAGCAAAAATTGAAGGTACATTTTTGTATGAGGATGACTTCCATCAAATTAAGCTTTCCCTAATTACACTTAGGGGATGCGTCAATTTCTTTAATGAAAATCAGGAAGAATATCCCCAGCTTTTTCAGTTGTTGGGCTTGGTGACGCTAGACCAAACCCTCTTGAGGGCCATAGAGCGTGTATTGGATGAAAAGGGGAAAATCAAAAACAATGCAACCCGGGAACTGGGGCTGATTAGGGCGCAAATCCTTTATGAGGAAAACAGACTCCGAAAAGTATTGGATAGGATTTTCCGGGAGGCCAAGGCCAAAGGCATGACACCAGACGATGCTTCTATTACAATCCGGGGGGGGAGGATGGTCATGCCTGTATTAGCAGAAAACAAAAGAAAAATCAAAGGCTTTGTCCATGATGAATCAGCCACGGGCCAGACCGTTTTTCTTGAGCCAGCAGAAGTCTTGGACATAAATAATGAACTGAAGGAATTGGAATATATGGAGAGGAGGGAAATCCATAAAATTCTTCTCCAACTTACTGATACCTTAAGGCCATTTATTCCAGAAATTAGAAAAGCTTATCAATTTTTGGGCATGGTGGATTTTATCCGGGCAAAAGCCAGATTGGCTTTGAAAATGGATGCCAGCAAACCTTCGCTCCAAAAAGGAAAGATCATTGAATGGTACAATGCCCGTCACCCAGTGCTTGAAAGTGCCCTAAAGCATCAAGGGAAAAATATTGTTCCCCTTAATATTCATTTGGATCATAATTCCCGTTTATTGGTCATTTCAGGCCCCAATGCTGGAGGGAAATCAGTAACTCTTAAAACAGTGGCTTTGATCCAGTATATGTTGCAATGTGGGATATTGATCCCAGTGGATCCCCATTCAAAGTGCAGTGTTTTTCATCATTTTTTTATAGATATAGGGGACGAACAAAATATTGAGAATGACCTGAGTA includes the following:
- a CDS encoding DUF4296 domain-containing protein: MKKVILFIVLTVWSVSCSERDRPDSLLPEDKMVSVLVDIHMAEGIASSLPLSYDSSKKLYPMLEHEVFKKHEINDSIFRESFQYYLRDAGKMEELYSRVIDSLNVREKVGE
- a CDS encoding DUF58 domain-containing protein, producing the protein MNQLLKKLRKYEIMIRKVANNHLQGDYQSIFKGAGLEFDDLRPYQYGDDVRTIEWKVSAKGHGTFVKTFKEDKDQSVYFLLDISGSQEIGDERRKKIDLGKEIAGVLTLAAVHEGSQVGLISFSDQKEKIILPGKGVKQGVKVIKGIFNHENKSVKTDLREMFTFALNLIKKRSIIIVISDFIDENYQKPLKALAEKHDLVAIQVTDPRESALPSLGIIPVYDKEEGKTTWVNTAFGNFSKKISDTFTNERASLQTLCKKNQINYLSIDTREDIVLPLIELFRHRNKTMKRG